The DNA segment CATTCGCGAGaaactttttatttaattctgatTAATTGTTTTATCAATGTTTAAACCAACGGTTtttaaaaatacaatatttttaactacTTCATCACGAACATTATAATtgcaatatattataaataacatACGTGTCGGTTTGGTAAATTGCATCATTTTTTGAGATCAAATTGAAGTGCAATTGTATTAGAAGCAACGTAAAAAGAGGTGAATCTATTATCACTTTAATACTGTTCTTAGAAAAGTTGATATTGTAATTTGTTATATGCAGTACCATTATTTTATTAACGTATTTTAGAAAGATTCttgaaattgtttaaaagaTAATATTGCTGTTGGCAGTCAATTTTGCATCTTGCAAGGCTGAATATATTTTTTGTTGTATAAGTACTCAAAAATATCGTAAGCAATTGAATGcatatattttgtttaaatatgaaTAAATCTCTTTGGTTTTACtacaattacaatttttcctctGTCTTTTAAAAACTGTACATTCTTTGACAGAAATTGTCCCATCCAATGTCATTAAATTCATAAGATGAGCGTCTAATGAGGAagctaatattttttaattctatttaATTTCTAATTTCCCTTTTCATTGCGTTTTGTTGCACTCAGATTCCTTTGATTCATTACAATATTTCCAGCGCAACCATGCTACCCTCATACGATcccaaatattttctaaagagTCCATAGCAGGTCTTACATCAAGTAAGGCAAATGTGTACTTTTCATCTACCTGACCACCATCATAATAATCTATAACGTATCTTACGTTTTTCCCGCATCTGTCTACAATCCAATCGTGACGATCAAATGGTAACTCATACCTaaaagtatatttatttatgtaatatTTAATGAATAATTATCTCTACATCTTatacaaaaaaataatttacccCATCCAATGTCGAATGCGTGCGCGTGGTGAATAATGGGAAGCTTTACCTCCAAAGCTGCGAAGCTTTGGAGAATCGCATTCTCTGGCATGAAGTGCTTCCCACTTAAGAACTTCTCGCCATGCTTGCTCATTGTTggcattatgaatttttattatatcgTCCATGTCCTTTGGTGAAATATCATCATTTTTCCAACGCCAGCCTTTCCTTAACATTGCATTCCAAAACATTTGTTGAGAGGGATATACCCAAAATTCCTTGTTTTCTGTTGCTTTTGGTATTGACGAGACTTGTCTGGTCGTGGGCAATGGGAAAGGCTGATCTGGTGCTGGTTGTTGATTGGCAGCAGGCATCTGTTATAATGGAATTCTTATTTAATAGAAATTTTCATTGTAAACAATAATTAGTTGTgatgtaaaaaattttaatattattgatTATACAAACCATGTTGAGGGGATTAATTTCATCTTCACGCATGTGATCTACTGGACATTCGCTAATATATTTAGGAGATTCTGTTTTAGCTGGTTTGTGCATAGGACACTCAGGTGGAGGTTCTCCTTCAAATTTATTTGTACCATGGTAGTATGTAGATTTTGAAATCTCTTGCTGAGGTACTGTTATAATTACATCAGCTGCTGACACTGCAGAAGTTAGTACATTGCCCATTGCGTTTGTCCTTGTAATTTCTATAATATACGTTCACTATTATATTCTTCTTTTCATTTAAAAGACTGAAATAATTAACCTTAAAGTGATAACCTATAAATAGATTATGCAATAACCTACATGTtttgatataaaatttaatacttCTATTCTAATGTCGCTATAGTAAACGTACGATTACAAGAAACAGCAATATAATTTTTTGTTAATAGTACTTACACGCAACTAATCTATAAATTATTTCGTTGTTTGGAAGATTATTTGTTTgtcaatatattttaaatatcgtTACAATGTGTATCAATGCATTTCAATAATCACAAATGATGAAAATACGTCACAAATTAAATGTAATGCATTTTGAAGAATTGGAACACCTCAATTCCGAATTCTTCTCAGCATGAGGCTATATAGATAGATTAGTAATATACATAAAGGTTCATTCAGGTCCATTGATTCGTTCCATTTGAGGAGAATTGAGGGGTATTCCCCTTCTCCTCCATAATATTGCAGCGGTTGCTACATGCATGCACGCTTTtatgtatgttaagaatgcgccaTATAATTTAGTGCGCATAACGATCGCGCAAGTCTTTTTGCCGCGTGAAAGTTTGGTAAGAAGAAGCGACGCGAAGTTAGTTAGCCCTCGTTCGTGCTTTGGAAGACTGTGGTTGTATCCTgtggaatattttattattgttatagGCAAATGCATAGTTTTGTTGAATTTAACTGTAGTAGTTCACATTAGTTCTCCTACAACTGTTTTGTGGGGAAATACCTAAAGTATAGTATTAATTCctacaatatatttttattatcagGCGGTTCAAACGCTAGGTGGCggtatttaaaatttataatggTATGTACAAACGACTTGACTGTTAACGCATTTATGTACTAATGTATGAGATCTAGcacaacaaattttaattattgtatTACATTAGTTGTAAATGAAAAAACTTTTGTTTCAATGTTATGAAAAATGTAGAAATATGGTTAAGTTAATAATTATTCACAGCATTGTAAATATATGGGTACCTGTGTATTAAAAAATACACGGATTAAGATCTGGATAGATTTACTACACGTTAAATAGGAATCTCTGATAGGAACGTTGAAACACAACGGGGGGAAAAATTAAAAGGCGCGATGTTGTTTAGTGCTTTTTGTTTcaattaaaatacttatagtaTATACACTTAGTCCGCATGTTTTTGAATACGAATAGAGACATTATTACAAATTTGAACATCTTTCGTTGTAGTATGTACAAAACGTATAAAATTTCGACAACATTATGCTACCAATATACGGCGGAATATCGTTTTGCTTATTTGTAAACTGTTAACGCGAATGAATGCTTCACGTACATAATACTTTAGCCTACAATACtgtataaaaaagaaagatatGAAAAAAAGAGGTCTATTGAAATAGGCATAATCGTCAGATCTCAATGGATCGTTATGTACCTAATGTAATCTACTCGTTACGACAAAATCGGCTTTCAATATCTCTTCCTTTATACTGTCGTCGAAAGCCGATTTTGACAATACACTGGCCACTATTACTCGTGAAGTTATTCCAGAGTTTCTCGGAACTTTGTGTGGCAAGATTGGTTTTTCTAATGTATGAATGCGTATCATTGATTTCCGAGGGATTCAATTGAAAAACGGAATGGAATCAATTCCTCGCGATCTTCGTGGATTCTTTGTTTCCGGTTACGTGTTCAAGGTCGAGGCTGTCGTATTCGAGGCCCGCAGTGTTATCGTAATAAGCGTAATCGTAATCAGATTTTTTTCCAGATTTCGGTCGCGGTGTACTGGTAGCTGGTAGTCTCGTCGTAGACGAGAAAGGCCTCGCAGATCCACTGACATAAGTGCTTCCCCGTGGAGTAGTTGGCGATTGCGGCGGCCTCTGGGTATTCGAGTTGAAATTGTTGGGATTATACGTGGTAGCTGTGGAGATCCTCCTGTACAAACGAAAAGGTTTCTGGATTCGTTGGATCTTCAATTTTCTTATCAACAGTTTGGTAAAAATGTCTAAGTTTGATAAAAGATCTTGGAAAAGATTAACTCTCGATCAGCCGACGCTGGGTCATTTTTGATCCGTCTCTATAATGCGTTCGTAAATAACTAGTGTTTTGGCAATTCCCCGCTTTAGGTACTGGGGTGGTCATCGATTGTAAAAGCTGAGGGCTCGTACGACAGTCTGCAAGGAAATTTTCTAAAGTGAAATTAAACAAATGATCCATTTAGGCTATTTTCCCTGCAGATGCGTAATGTGTTGCTAGAGGATCGGCTGGGCGAGGGTTAAACGTTTAACATACTATCCGCTATTGGAATACCTCGGCACTGGAGTGGTAGATCGCGGAGTTTCAGCCAAGTGGTTGATGCTCGCTGGACTGAATCCGATTCCAACGGATGATCTTGCAACGTCGTAATTACTCGTGCTGGTTTCAGTGTAATATTTTCCGTTGGTGCCTTCATAATTATTGTACTGCGTAGCCTTTTTTGGCGCCTTGGTACTATCGTAATATTGGGACGAACTTTTAATTTGTTGGCTAGTCTTGTCGTAATATTGTCCATTATCATTATTTCTTACAGAGGTTTGAACTTGACTATTGTCATTAGCAATGTACTTCTTTGTGGCTGGACTGTAAGTGGTAGGTGCATAGCTGCTGCTTGCATAACTGGGGAAATACTTCGTGGTTGCCTGAGCAATGTCTTGCCTTGTGGATGTACCGCTTCTAAATTggccattattattattattgttgttgttgttattgttgttattattatagGTATTATCGTAAACAGTGGGCGGTGGAGTCGTAGATTGATACGGAACATTATTATTTCCACGTTGAATGTTGTTGTAATTTCTTTGATAGTTCGTGTAATCGTTTGATTGGTAATTAGTGCTGGGTTGCAAGGTCGTGGGTTGCACGAACTGCCCACCGTTGTTGTAATTCTGATAATTCTTGTTGTAGGTGGTCGGTTTCACTGTCGTACTCTGACTAAAACTGCCTGTGCTCTGTTGATTATAGTTAGAATTTACGTTGTAAGCGTTGTATACGGTTGTTCTTGCCGTTGTACTAGGGGACTGGAAATTGTAGTTATCTTGATAATTCGTGCTAGGTCTGTACGTCGACGATGGCGCGTTGTATCTTTGCGTGTTTTGATTTCTACTGTAATTCTCTTGTGGCCTAGCACTGGTAGAGGAAACGAATCCATTAGTTCGCTGGTTGTAGTTCCCGCTACTGTAGAAACCAGTGTAAGTGTTCTGATTGTTAACCGACGGAGGCGCGGACGTACTGGACGAGGCGTAATTGTTATTGCCATTGTCGGTGAACTGTTGTTTTCTGCTGATCTTCCTAACTCCCGTTTTCTTCCTGGTGTCCGGAACGATCTCTTCTTTGTACGCCTTTTCGTTCTCGTAATCTTCCTCCTTGCCGTTTCTGTTATTGTAGAAGTTACCGCTGCTACTGCCGCGCAGATCTCTATTGTTGTTCGTGTTATAGTTGGTGGAGGACACTCTGTTCAGAGTATTGGCAGACGAACGGACCGGATCGCTAGTTTCACTGCGCTGCAGGTGATCCTGGGGCTCGGCGTCGCTACGTATGCTGTCGTAGTGCGGCGATTCCAGCCCGGAACCGATTCTGTACAAGTCGAAGTTGTCGCTGGCGTAGTAGAGGGTGGCTGCCTCGCAGTCCACATCGTACCAGTCCGCGCACGTTTGACTCTCTTGGTCGAACGCGGTGTCGTTAGGACACAAGAACCTTTCGGAAACCAGAAATCAGAATACCTACTATTTGTCTAATTGTTTATAGCAAAATAAAGAAACGTGCAACGGTCTATTTCGATCATAACATGGATCATCAAAAGTAGCTCGGAGTTAACAGGTTCTTTTTTTTCGCCGTTGCTTACTTGTAATCCTGAATAGTGCCCGACACGGACACGCAAACGTGGAATACTTGGCAGTCGGTCTCAGGGTCGGCGTAGTAGCTTCCTACGATCTTATTGCGACAAGTGAAGGAAGTTTCCGGCATATATTGTTGGGAGTACCTGGGCGGTGGCCGTTGAAGCCCGAGAACGCAGGTTCCCAATACAGCTACTGTAATAAAAGAGAATCTTTAGTGGAAAACCGATTATATTTTTGTCGACGAAAAGTTTCTTTCGAAAGTTAGCTTCGGTATCAATAATTCGCACGAAGCCATTCGAGAATTTGTAGCGGCTAGTCGTTCGTCATGGTTTATGAAGACACTATTATATTTTTATCGGGCGCAGACGGGCTTTTTCGTATGCATAAAAGAGCGTGCGCGATATCTCCGCTTAAGAGTTTCTACCCACGTGTCTTGCTTGAGAAGGCGTGACAGCGAACGCTAGTCGACGGTGAGCAGAAGAAAATTCTAAAGGAAAGTATTCTTGCGTTCCTCGTTTAATCGATGTACCTCTCACGTTTAATTAAATCAACTATGCCGGTTTCTCTTCCAAAACTCGTACGTGTAAATCGTTGAAATCGATCGAACGAATTCTCCGAATTATTAATAACGTTGTCGACCGATCGGTCATTGTATCGAGTGTTTTGTCCGATGATTCGAAAACTGAAACGTACCCCAGAGGAGGATGAAACGTCGTCCTACGGCTTCCATGGTCTCGGAATAGGTTTCACACTATGTTTGCTCTTTGTCGTAGGAAAGATTACACTGTAACTCCCGCGTTACCTTCGCGAAGGGATTCTTCGTGGCGACTGCGGTGTCGAGGAGAACGTCTCGACCGAGAAGAGGATGCCCAGCGGGAAACGGTTTCTGGGAGGATGGCTCTGGGGCCCGCGAAGGTAGGGGGCTCCCGTGCTCCTTCCAGGAGAAGGTACTTACACGTGTGACGGGGGTAGAGGACGTAACGCTTCGTTACATCACTCTCGAGCTCGATCATCGGCTAAGTCAGCGGCAGATGGTACTTGCTGGAAGATGAGTTCTCTGCTATTTCATGACTCTGAtcgttcctctctctctctgtatGTGTGGTTGCGCGAACG comes from the Colletes latitarsis isolate SP2378_abdomen chromosome 7, iyColLati1, whole genome shotgun sequence genome and includes:
- the Cchl gene encoding cytochrome c heme lyase; protein product: MGNVLTSAVSAADVIITVPQQEISKSTYYHGTNKFEGEPPPECPMHKPAKTESPKYISECPVDHMREDEINPLNMMPAANQQPAPDQPFPLPTTRQVSSIPKATENKEFWVYPSQQMFWNAMLRKGWRWKNDDISPKDMDDIIKIHNANNEQAWREVLKWEALHARECDSPKLRSFGGKASHYSPRARIRHWMGYELPFDRHDWIVDRCGKNVRYVIDYYDGGQVDEKYTFALLDVRPAMDSLENIWDRMRVAWLRWKYCNESKESECNKTQ
- the LOC143343357 gene encoding uncharacterized protein LOC143343357, which encodes MEAVGRRFILLWVAVLGTCVLGLQRPPPRYSQQYMPETSFTCRNKIVGSYYADPETDCQVFHVCVSVSGTIQDYKFLCPNDTAFDQESQTCADWYDVDCEAATLYYASDNFDLYRIGSGLESPHYDSIRSDAEPQDHLQRSETSDPVRSSANTLNRVSSTNYNTNNNRDLRGSSSGNFYNNRNGKEEDYENEKAYKEEIVPDTRKKTGVRKISRKQQFTDNGNNNYASSSTSAPPSVNNQNTYTGFYSSGNYNQRTNGFVSSTSARPQENYSRNQNTQRYNAPSSTYRPSTNYQDNYNFQSPSTTARTTVYNAYNVNSNYNQQSTGSFSQSTTVKPTTYNKNYQNYNNGGQFVQPTTLQPSTNYQSNDYTNYQRNYNNIQRGNNNVPYQSTTPPPTVYDNTYNNNNNNNNNNNNNNGQFRSGTSTRQDIAQATTKYFPSYASSSYAPTTYSPATKKYIANDNSQVQTSVRNNDNGQYYDKTSQQIKSSSQYYDSTKAPKKATQYNNYEGTNGKYYTETSTSNYDVARSSVGIGFSPASINHLAETPRSTTPVPRRISTATTYNPNNFNSNTQRPPQSPTTPRGSTYVSGSARPFSSTTRLPATSTPRPKSGKKSDYDYAYYDNTAGLEYDSLDLEHVTGNKESTKIARN